From a region of the Microterricola gilva genome:
- a CDS encoding metal-sensitive transcriptional regulator: MIEDIKKRALHRTRILEGQMRGLEKMIENEDYCVDIITLSLAIQKSLGSLNKLLVENHLRTHVTHQFEAGGEERDAAVTELLKVFELSNNRG, translated from the coding sequence GTGATCGAAGACATCAAGAAGCGCGCACTGCACCGCACCCGCATTCTCGAAGGACAGATGCGCGGGCTCGAGAAAATGATCGAGAACGAGGACTACTGCGTTGACATCATCACGCTCTCGCTCGCCATCCAGAAGTCGCTCGGCTCGTTGAACAAGCTGCTCGTCGAGAACCACCTGCGCACCCACGTGACGCATCAGTTCGAGGCCGGCGGCGAGGAACGTGACGCCGCCGTGACCGAGCTGCTGAAGGTGTTCGAGCTCAGCAACAACCGTGGTTGA
- a CDS encoding DUF2207 domain-containing protein: MRRLVIQLGSAMIMTALFLATAVGPALITQPATASDEHAVAALGPKLGVDDFRFASLDAEYLLGRDSDGRSTLAVTETLVAVFPEIDQNRGIRRAIPLRYDGHPTDVRVLSVTDENGVARGFEQENDEDDEFLLVTIAADGYVHGAQSYVIRYTQNNVTLDPDDSDVQEFYWDVNGTGWAQPFDRVNAVVTMDDALGDAFTGDVACYRGPEGSTTRCEQLVVGESLPPVIMVGAADLGAFENLSVAMAFDPGTFVPRDASLAASTPGLIGLGAGIVSVAGLIAAIVARRTRWRSAAGRGLVIAEYESPPGVDPLLAAELLGAETKGVTATILDLAVNGAVRIIETKKKRFELELHDPALVTAEGAPVLAALFGDNAAPGARRKLGSSDSALASALVSVGRSTRARSTAAGFRRPVGVGGRIALAAVVLITAVVAVIGSIIALDTDRGGVWPVFVMLASIVAAVFVLILLIDVRPLTRQGAIAKEQLRGLELFIRLAEADRLRMLQSPSGALRDPVASGVATAGVALADAGSPGPVSPDQVLRLHEKLLPYSVLFGQEKEWSAELASLYERAGTDPSWYSGRSGFNVAAFSAGVGSFATASSTSWSSSGSSSSSGGSGGGGSSGGGGGGGGGGGV; the protein is encoded by the coding sequence ATGAGGCGTCTCGTCATTCAGCTCGGCAGCGCCATGATCATGACCGCGCTGTTCCTCGCAACGGCGGTCGGGCCTGCACTCATCACCCAGCCGGCCACAGCATCAGACGAGCACGCCGTGGCCGCGCTTGGTCCGAAGCTGGGAGTCGATGACTTCCGTTTCGCCTCGCTCGATGCCGAGTACCTGCTCGGCCGCGACAGCGACGGCCGTTCGACCCTGGCCGTGACGGAGACACTGGTCGCCGTCTTCCCCGAGATCGATCAGAACCGCGGCATCCGTCGCGCCATCCCGCTCCGCTACGACGGCCACCCCACCGATGTCCGGGTGCTGAGCGTCACTGACGAGAACGGCGTCGCGCGCGGCTTCGAGCAGGAGAACGACGAGGACGACGAATTCCTGCTGGTGACGATCGCCGCTGACGGCTACGTGCACGGCGCGCAGAGCTACGTCATCCGCTACACCCAGAACAACGTCACCCTCGATCCGGACGACAGCGACGTCCAGGAGTTCTACTGGGACGTCAACGGCACCGGCTGGGCCCAGCCGTTCGACCGGGTGAACGCGGTCGTGACGATGGATGACGCACTCGGCGATGCGTTCACCGGCGACGTTGCCTGCTACCGCGGCCCGGAGGGGTCGACGACGCGGTGCGAACAGCTGGTGGTGGGCGAGAGTCTGCCGCCGGTGATCATGGTGGGCGCCGCCGATCTCGGGGCCTTCGAGAATCTCAGCGTGGCCATGGCGTTCGATCCGGGCACCTTTGTGCCGAGAGACGCGTCTCTCGCGGCATCGACACCTGGACTCATCGGGCTCGGCGCCGGAATCGTCAGCGTCGCCGGGCTGATCGCCGCGATCGTGGCCAGGCGCACCCGATGGCGCAGCGCGGCCGGGCGCGGGCTGGTCATCGCCGAGTACGAGTCGCCGCCCGGCGTCGACCCCCTGCTCGCCGCCGAGCTGCTCGGGGCCGAGACCAAGGGGGTCACGGCGACGATCCTCGACCTCGCCGTCAACGGCGCCGTGCGCATCATCGAGACCAAGAAGAAGCGTTTCGAGTTGGAGCTGCACGATCCCGCGCTCGTCACGGCTGAGGGCGCCCCCGTGCTCGCGGCGCTCTTCGGCGACAACGCGGCACCGGGCGCCAGGCGCAAGCTCGGCTCCAGTGACAGCGCGCTGGCCAGCGCGCTCGTCTCTGTCGGTCGCAGCACGCGTGCACGGTCGACGGCAGCGGGGTTCCGACGCCCGGTCGGTGTCGGCGGGCGCATCGCGCTCGCGGCGGTCGTGCTGATCACCGCGGTGGTCGCCGTCATCGGCAGCATCATCGCCCTGGACACGGACCGCGGCGGCGTGTGGCCCGTGTTCGTCATGCTCGCCTCGATCGTTGCGGCCGTCTTTGTGCTGATCCTGCTCATCGACGTCCGCCCCCTGACCAGGCAGGGCGCGATCGCCAAGGAACAGCTGCGCGGCCTCGAACTGTTCATCCGGCTCGCGGAGGCAGATCGACTGCGGATGCTGCAGAGCCCGAGCGGGGCGCTCCGCGACCCCGTGGCGAGCGGAGTGGCGACGGCCGGCGTGGCGCTGGCGGATGCCGGATCGCCCGGCCCGGTCTCGCCGGACCAGGTGCTCCGGCTGCACGAGAAGCTGCTGCCGTACTCGGTGCTGTTCGGGCAGGAGAAGGAATGGTCGGCGGAGCTCGCATCGCTCTACGAACGCGCTGGCACCGACCCGAGCTGGTACAGCGGGCGCAGCGGATTCAACGTCGCGGCGTTCTCGGCGGGCGTCGGCAGCTTCGCGACCGCGTCGAGCACGTCATGGTCCAGCTCCGGCTCGAGCTCTTCCAGCGGCGGCTCAGGGGGAGGCGGCTCCAGCGGCGGCGGTGGCGGCGGTGGCGGTGGAGGGGGCGTGTAG
- a CDS encoding DUF6804 family protein, which produces MSNRPVARKGNTPAAPEFTRPALAPGLLGAIALMVGLALLDVDAFTIVRFVVSILALIICVFAVQGKAWWWLIGLAPIAVLWNPIIVIELHGQGWVSLQFVAALIFIASGIFIKVPTKA; this is translated from the coding sequence ATGTCGAATCGCCCCGTCGCCCGCAAGGGGAACACCCCGGCCGCTCCCGAGTTCACCCGGCCGGCTCTCGCCCCCGGTCTCCTCGGTGCGATCGCCCTCATGGTCGGACTTGCCCTGCTCGACGTCGACGCCTTCACGATCGTGCGCTTCGTCGTCAGCATCCTCGCCCTGATCATCTGCGTCTTCGCGGTGCAGGGCAAGGCGTGGTGGTGGCTCATCGGCCTGGCACCGATCGCCGTGCTGTGGAACCCGATCATCGTCATCGAACTACACGGTCAGGGCTGGGTTTCGCTGCAGTTCGTCGCCGCACTCATCTTCATCGCAAGCGGAATTTTCATCAAGGTTCCGACTAAGGCGTGA
- a CDS encoding DEAD/DEAH box helicase, whose translation MPEQRRSRQRTRSRDDEAPIIPILARKVREVEAKAQGGKVGPTNRTKFQVIALLMREERARVKTDPEISDATRAELLKRLDGIAQILAKTAARDTSLITLLEPDASVGAVAQRFRRDWLLESGAELTPDELIITREPEAAPVVPENQVIPQSVKSRQLANPFLAPDFSRAAAPVVPVRRLANWELLSPLFKSFEYGSGGQAATMELPEAPKIDRLSPKGMELMKHQARFVESVRQGHRTFLLADEPGLGKTAQSVLAASVADAYPLLAVVPNVVKMNWAREVERWTPHRRATVIHGDGDTLDAFADVVIVNYDVLDRHRSWLGTLGFRGMVVDEAHFIKNLQSQRSKHVLALSERIRQTTPGGNPLLMALTGTPLINDVDDFRAIWQYLGWINGDKPAPALLAKLEESGLTPADMGFYAEARAAVIDMGIVRRRKVDVATDLPAKRIADLPVELDDDLGRSIRQAERELGYRLRDRFLALVSSRGLSLGQLDEDQFDGFVRAVAHAELEESKAAKSGDNVFTMVRKIGQAKAALAADYAAQLARSVGKVVFFAKHIDVMDAAEETFAKRELKSVSLRGDQSAVARQAAIDAFNNDPDVSVAVCSLTAAGVGVNLQAASNVVLAELSWTAAEQTQAIDRVHRIGQEEPVTAWRIIAAHTIDAKIAELIDSKQGLAARALDGSDEEAVAADSVQQNALAHLLRQAIDGSL comes from the coding sequence ATGCCCGAACAGCGACGCTCACGTCAGCGCACCCGCAGTCGTGACGACGAGGCGCCCATCATCCCGATCCTCGCCCGCAAGGTGCGCGAGGTCGAGGCCAAGGCGCAGGGCGGCAAGGTCGGGCCGACCAACCGCACCAAGTTCCAGGTGATCGCACTGCTGATGCGCGAGGAGCGCGCGCGTGTGAAGACCGACCCGGAGATCAGCGACGCCACCAGGGCCGAGCTGCTCAAGCGCCTCGACGGCATTGCGCAGATCCTGGCGAAGACCGCCGCCCGCGACACCAGCCTGATCACCCTGCTCGAGCCGGACGCCTCCGTCGGCGCGGTCGCGCAGCGGTTCCGTCGGGACTGGCTGCTCGAGTCCGGTGCGGAACTCACCCCGGATGAGCTCATCATCACGCGCGAGCCGGAAGCAGCGCCCGTGGTCCCCGAGAACCAGGTCATCCCGCAGTCGGTGAAGTCCCGCCAGCTCGCCAACCCGTTCCTCGCCCCCGACTTCTCGCGCGCTGCCGCCCCCGTTGTTCCGGTGCGCCGCCTCGCAAACTGGGAGCTGCTCAGCCCGCTGTTCAAGTCCTTCGAGTACGGATCCGGCGGGCAGGCGGCCACGATGGAGCTGCCGGAGGCGCCGAAGATCGACAGGCTCTCGCCCAAGGGCATGGAGCTGATGAAGCACCAGGCGCGCTTCGTCGAGAGCGTCCGCCAGGGGCACCGCACCTTCCTCCTGGCCGATGAGCCGGGACTCGGCAAGACGGCGCAGAGCGTGCTCGCGGCATCCGTCGCCGACGCCTACCCCCTGCTCGCCGTCGTGCCCAACGTCGTGAAGATGAACTGGGCCCGCGAGGTCGAGCGCTGGACGCCGCACCGCCGCGCAACGGTGATCCACGGTGACGGCGACACCCTCGACGCCTTCGCCGATGTCGTCATCGTCAACTACGACGTGCTCGACCGCCACCGCAGCTGGCTCGGCACCCTCGGCTTCCGCGGCATGGTCGTCGACGAGGCGCACTTCATCAAAAACCTGCAGTCGCAGCGCTCGAAGCACGTGCTCGCGCTCTCCGAACGCATCCGCCAAACCACGCCGGGCGGCAACCCCCTGCTGATGGCGCTCACCGGAACGCCGCTGATCAACGACGTCGACGACTTCCGCGCCATCTGGCAGTACCTCGGCTGGATCAACGGCGACAAGCCGGCTCCGGCGCTGCTGGCCAAGCTCGAGGAGTCCGGCCTGACACCGGCCGACATGGGCTTCTACGCCGAGGCGCGCGCCGCCGTCATCGACATGGGAATCGTGCGCCGCCGCAAGGTCGACGTCGCGACCGATCTGCCGGCCAAGCGCATCGCCGATCTGCCCGTCGAGCTCGACGACGACCTGGGCCGCTCCATCCGCCAGGCCGAGCGCGAGCTCGGCTACCGGCTGCGCGACCGTTTCCTGGCCCTCGTCTCCTCACGGGGTCTCAGCCTCGGCCAGCTCGACGAAGACCAGTTCGATGGCTTCGTGCGGGCCGTCGCCCACGCCGAGCTCGAGGAGTCGAAGGCCGCGAAGTCCGGCGACAACGTCTTCACGATGGTGCGCAAGATCGGCCAGGCCAAGGCGGCACTCGCCGCCGACTACGCGGCCCAGCTGGCCCGCTCCGTCGGCAAGGTCGTGTTCTTCGCCAAGCACATCGACGTCATGGATGCCGCGGAGGAGACCTTCGCCAAGCGTGAGCTGAAGAGCGTCTCGCTGCGCGGTGACCAGAGCGCCGTGGCCAGGCAGGCCGCGATCGACGCGTTCAACAACGATCCGGATGTCTCCGTCGCCGTGTGCTCGCTCACGGCCGCCGGCGTCGGCGTCAACCTGCAGGCAGCGTCCAACGTCGTGCTCGCCGAGCTCAGCTGGACGGCCGCGGAGCAGACGCAGGCCATCGACCGGGTGCACCGCATCGGCCAGGAGGAGCCCGTCACGGCGTGGCGCATCATCGCGGCGCACACCATCGACGCGAAGATCGCCGAGCTCATCGACAGCAAGCAGGGGCTCGCCGCGCGTGCCCTCGACGGCTCGGACGAGGAGGCCGTCGCGGCAGACTCGGTGCAGCAGAATGCGCTCGCGCACCTGCTGCGGCAGGCCATCGACGGTTCGTTGTAG
- a CDS encoding 6-phosphofructokinase, with translation MKIGILTSGGDCPGLNAVIRGAVLKGVISHDTEFVGFRSGWRGVVEADIMPITRHDVRGLAKQGGTILGSSRTNPFEGEGGGPENIQRMLDENGIDAIIAIGGEGTLTAARRLHDEGGINVVGVPKTIDNDLTATDYSFGFDTAVEIATEAIDRLRTTADSHGRCMVLEVMGRHVGWIALHSGMAGGAHAILIPEQPQSIDQICEWVESVRERGRAPLVVVAEGFTLEGMTEAHSHKGLDAFNRPRLGGIAELLAPMIEERTGIESRATVLGHIQRGGAPSAYDRVLATRLGMAAVEAVYERQWGSMVSLRGTEIKTVSIAEATGGLNTVPQDRFDEARILFG, from the coding sequence ATGAAGATCGGAATCTTGACGAGCGGTGGCGACTGCCCCGGATTGAACGCCGTGATCCGCGGAGCCGTGCTCAAGGGAGTCATCTCGCACGACACCGAGTTCGTCGGCTTCCGCTCCGGCTGGCGCGGCGTCGTCGAGGCCGACATCATGCCGATCACGCGCCATGACGTGCGCGGCCTCGCCAAGCAGGGTGGAACCATCCTCGGCTCCAGCCGCACCAACCCCTTCGAGGGCGAGGGCGGCGGGCCGGAGAACATCCAGCGCATGCTCGATGAGAACGGCATCGACGCCATCATCGCGATCGGCGGCGAGGGCACCCTCACCGCCGCACGCCGCCTGCACGACGAGGGCGGCATCAACGTCGTCGGCGTTCCCAAGACGATCGACAACGACCTGACCGCCACCGACTACTCCTTCGGCTTCGACACCGCCGTGGAGATCGCCACGGAGGCCATCGACCGCCTGCGCACCACCGCCGACTCGCACGGCCGCTGCATGGTGCTCGAGGTCATGGGCCGCCACGTCGGCTGGATCGCCCTGCACTCCGGCATGGCCGGCGGCGCGCACGCAATCCTCATCCCGGAGCAGCCGCAGTCCATCGATCAGATCTGCGAGTGGGTGGAGTCCGTGCGCGAGCGCGGCCGTGCCCCGCTCGTCGTCGTCGCCGAGGGCTTCACCCTCGAGGGCATGACCGAGGCGCACTCGCACAAGGGCCTGGACGCCTTCAACCGCCCGCGCCTCGGCGGCATCGCCGAGCTGCTCGCCCCGATGATCGAGGAGCGCACCGGCATCGAGTCCCGCGCGACCGTTCTCGGCCACATTCAGCGCGGCGGCGCCCCGAGCGCCTACGACCGGGTGCTGGCAACCCGTCTCGGCATGGCGGCCGTCGAGGCCGTCTACGAGCGCCAGTGGGGCTCCATGGTGTCCCTCCGGGGAACCGAGATCAAGACGGTCAGCATCGCCGAGGCAACGGGCGGGCTCAACACCGTGCCGCAGGACCGCTTCGACGAGGCCCGCATCCTCTTCGGCTAG
- a CDS encoding 8-oxo-dGTP diphosphatase translates to MSSAPALPEVCVVYLLRTDERGVRQVLLGRKKFGLGQGNFVGLGGKLEPGETPTDAAVREVAEESGVVVRPEDLQARGRLSYHFPHRESWSQASHVFVCERWERHPSESDELNPEWFDLDAVPYAEMWDDARFWLPAVLLGGGVDRSFTFGEDLASVVDATLSATPQSD, encoded by the coding sequence GTGTCGTCTGCTCCCGCCCTGCCAGAGGTCTGCGTCGTCTACCTGCTGCGCACCGACGAGCGCGGCGTCAGGCAGGTACTGCTCGGGCGCAAGAAGTTCGGCCTCGGCCAGGGCAACTTCGTCGGCCTCGGCGGCAAACTCGAGCCGGGGGAGACGCCGACGGATGCCGCGGTGCGCGAGGTCGCCGAGGAATCCGGCGTCGTCGTGCGGCCGGAGGATCTGCAAGCCCGCGGCAGGCTCAGCTACCACTTCCCGCACCGGGAATCGTGGAGCCAGGCGTCGCACGTGTTCGTGTGCGAACGGTGGGAGCGTCATCCAAGCGAATCGGATGAATTGAATCCTGAGTGGTTCGATCTGGACGCCGTTCCGTACGCGGAAATGTGGGATGACGCCCGCTTTTGGTTGCCGGCGGTGCTGCTGGGCGGAGGGGTCGACCGCAGCTTCACCTTCGGTGAAGACCTCGCAAGCGTCGTGGATGCGACACTCTCCGCCACTCCGCAATCTGACTGA